In Chryseobacterium oranimense, a single window of DNA contains:
- a CDS encoding helix-turn-helix domain-containing protein, with product MMIINKEFRDRSVEALKRKLISQYVNLMSAILLGYSIVFYFVIKDSFFAACTFAYSVLMFYTFMIIRKSYNIKVLVHLYLTYAPLFAGFVMLDFWKYSAATAMWLLPVPLGAHIFLGKKYVYIYSVYIFLIIVVVSVLNRLFKFDYFSLSNVNVIVVSDTFVGLANLAVFFILLYYNEEIRNAEIEEKTFNKILFFEKNEENEKDLNFTDTKVAESFKPTENDKEIFPEHENIDKYVSLFEDIKNTVEGEAYFKDINFTISQLSNILKSNNLYVYKAIKLNGFSNFNHYLNTCRIENVKKLLYENDISKVTLMYIYTESGFSNQSTFNRVFKKIEGITPSEFITIMNKEKKKNGIHL from the coding sequence ATGATGATAATTAACAAGGAATTTAGAGATAGGTCTGTAGAGGCACTAAAGAGAAAATTGATTTCTCAATATGTAAATTTAATGTCTGCAATATTGCTTGGTTACTCTATAGTATTTTATTTTGTTATTAAAGATTCTTTTTTTGCAGCCTGTACATTTGCCTATTCGGTTTTAATGTTTTATACATTTATGATCATTCGCAAAAGCTATAACATAAAAGTCCTTGTTCATCTTTATTTGACTTATGCACCTTTATTTGCAGGATTTGTCATGCTTGACTTTTGGAAGTATTCTGCTGCTACTGCGATGTGGCTTTTACCGGTACCGCTGGGAGCACACATTTTTCTGGGAAAAAAATACGTTTATATTTATTCTGTTTATATATTTCTGATTATTGTAGTAGTAAGTGTGCTTAATAGATTATTTAAGTTTGATTATTTTAGTCTCAGCAACGTAAATGTTATTGTAGTTTCTGATACGTTTGTTGGTCTGGCGAACCTTGCTGTATTTTTTATTTTATTATATTATAATGAAGAAATAAGAAATGCAGAAATAGAAGAGAAGACTTTCAATAAAATACTTTTCTTTGAAAAAAATGAAGAAAATGAGAAAGATCTTAATTTTACTGATACTAAAGTTGCAGAATCTTTTAAACCAACTGAAAACGATAAAGAAATTTTCCCGGAGCATGAGAATATAGATAAATATGTTTCTTTATTTGAAGATATAAAAAATACTGTAGAAGGAGAAGCTTATTTTAAAGATATAAACTTTACAATTTCTCAATTGTCTAATATTTTGAAATCTAACAATTTATATGTATACAAAGCAATTAAGCTAAATGGTTTTTCAAATTTTAATCATTACCTGAATACCTGTAGAATTGAAAATGTAAAAAAACTGCTTTATGAAAATGATATCAGCAAGGTTACTTTAATGTACATTTATACAGAATCAGGATTTTCAAATCAATCTACTTTTAATAGGGTGTTTAAAAAGATTGAAGGAATAACACCTTCTGAATTTATAACAATAATGAACAAGGAGAAAAAAAAGAATGGTATTCATTTATAA
- a CDS encoding helix-turn-helix domain-containing protein codes for MYNTKSLDCEILLKWCKILEYDFFRLYSQNLLLYAPAAADNKKNKENSQMPYFRKNIYTKEVINFILEMLENGEKTKNQIIKEYNIPKTTLYKWIEKNRK; via the coding sequence ATGTATAATACTAAAAGCCTTGATTGTGAAATTCTTCTAAAATGGTGCAAAATTCTTGAATATGATTTTTTCAGATTGTACTCCCAAAATCTGCTGCTCTACGCTCCTGCTGCTGCAGATAATAAAAAGAACAAGGAAAATTCACAAATGCCGTATTTCCGTAAAAATATCTACACTAAAGAGGTCATCAATTTTATATTGGAAATGCTTGAAAATGGAGAAAAAACAAAGAATCAGATTATCAAAGAGTATAATATTCCTAAAACCACATTGTACAAATGGATAGAGAAAAACAGAAAGTAA
- a CDS encoding helix-turn-helix domain-containing protein: protein MDREKQKVSHPYYKKIYFDILTKKFPDKLDECNKILSKKQLSVLDIIQLNQKIFGNNEIFSENQRLRSYDYESIVKILDYQQKNNLSNTQLSIHFKMSRNTIAKWKSKFKV, encoded by the coding sequence ATGGATAGAGAAAAACAGAAAGTAAGCCATCCTTATTATAAAAAAATCTATTTTGATATTCTTACTAAAAAGTTTCCTGATAAACTCGATGAATGCAATAAGATATTGTCAAAAAAACAATTAAGTGTATTAGATATTATACAGCTTAACCAAAAAATTTTTGGAAACAACGAGATATTTTCAGAGAATCAGCGGCTCCGTTCTTATGATTACGAATCTATTGTCAAAATACTGGATTATCAACAAAAAAATAATCTCAGTAATACTCAGCTATCTATTCATTTTAAAATGAGCCGAAATACCATTGCTAAGTGGAAAAGCAAATTCAAAGTTTAA
- a CDS encoding Crp/Fnr family transcriptional regulator, with translation MNDIFENYLSSTGQLTAEEINFSTQFFKPIHLKKGDFFIREDEPCRYIGFITNGAVKAYAIDKEGKENITCFKFENEFATSFPEFVAQEKSRRSIRTIEDSVIYKINYPDYQHLLDQVIAWNRVIKSVMENEYNQKERYLLNYNNRSAVDKYLHVLSNEPMLVKRIATQDLASYLGITQRSLTRAKGQIHKPNLL, from the coding sequence ATGAATGACATATTTGAAAATTATCTATCCTCAACAGGACAGTTAACAGCTGAGGAAATTAACTTTTCCACACAGTTCTTCAAACCCATTCATTTAAAAAAAGGCGATTTTTTTATCCGTGAAGATGAACCCTGCAGATACATTGGATTTATCACCAATGGAGCCGTAAAAGCATACGCTATTGATAAAGAAGGGAAGGAAAATATAACCTGCTTCAAGTTTGAAAATGAATTTGCCACCTCATTTCCGGAATTTGTGGCACAGGAAAAATCCAGAAGGAGTATCAGGACTATAGAAGACAGCGTGATCTATAAAATCAACTATCCGGATTACCAGCATCTGCTTGATCAGGTTATAGCCTGGAATAGAGTTATAAAATCTGTGATGGAGAACGAATATAACCAAAAGGAACGTTACCTGCTGAATTACAATAATAGGTCAGCTGTGGATAAATACCTTCATGTACTGTCTAACGAACCGATGCTCGTCAAACGCATAGCAACGCAGGATCTGGCTTCATATCTGGGCATCACGCAGCGATCGCTTACACGCGCGAAAGGACAAATACATAAACCCAACCTATTATAG
- a CDS encoding MBL fold metallo-hydrolase has product MLRQIAPEVFQIPLMPRNSINCYIIEGVLVDSGIRSSYTTVKKAIEKIPVYQHILTHAHADHQGCSDLICDEFAIPLLCHPNEVFRTETGMVTNDYPTPQHWIAKLQQKYWAGQGHKVAQTIVENDRIGNFRVIETPGHSAGHISLFREQDGTLIIGDVATNMNLLTTATGLHLPPNIFTTDQLRNIRSLQKLAELNPAIICFGHGPVLRNTDRKFEQFVAKYSTTV; this is encoded by the coding sequence ATGTTACGTCAAATTGCTCCTGAAGTCTTCCAGATCCCACTGATGCCGCGAAACAGTATCAACTGCTATATTATAGAAGGTGTATTGGTAGATTCCGGAATACGGAGTTCGTATACCACTGTAAAGAAAGCCATCGAGAAAATCCCCGTGTACCAGCATATACTGACGCATGCACATGCAGACCACCAGGGCTGTAGCGATCTGATATGCGATGAATTTGCGATCCCCTTACTCTGTCATCCCAACGAGGTTTTCAGGACCGAAACGGGCATGGTAACCAACGACTATCCAACTCCGCAACATTGGATCGCAAAGCTTCAACAAAAATATTGGGCTGGTCAGGGACATAAAGTCGCACAGACAATCGTTGAAAACGATAGGATCGGAAACTTTAGGGTAATAGAAACACCCGGCCATTCGGCAGGTCATATTTCTTTATTCCGTGAGCAGGATGGTACACTGATCATCGGAGATGTGGCAACTAATATGAACCTTCTTACAACAGCAACCGGTCTGCACCTTCCACCAAATATATTCACCACAGATCAGCTGCGCAATATCAGATCACTGCAGAAGTTGGCAGAACTAAACCCTGCCATTATCTGCTTTGGTCATGGACCGGTTTTGAGAAATACAGACCGGAAGTTTGAACAATTCGTAGCTAAATACAGCACAACAGTTTAA
- a CDS encoding helix-turn-helix domain-containing protein yields MQQKEDKKNINVVYQDEINSTELNRFPDNSFTIIILDECTDGNCVTDIDTYALHSKQLFVHLPKRIYTWDLPSQASGRRLIINDSILETFSPTLKHTFSLHSTYEMIQTNEEAYEKFSMEFDAIRKEIHSEVIFPELINARVRLLALMINLWIEQIHGKSALSDHSNPAFRFHELVETYYKTQKGVAFYAEELCITPNYLGVLCRKQYKISPLEFIRQRVLLEAKKLLHSSNKSIKEIAFELGFNNFSHFSYFFRTQTGWTPKNYRMTMEKS; encoded by the coding sequence ATGCAACAAAAGGAGGATAAAAAAAACATCAACGTTGTTTATCAGGACGAAATAAATTCTACCGAGCTCAATCGTTTTCCTGACAATTCTTTCACAATCATTATTTTAGATGAGTGTACGGATGGTAATTGTGTTACAGATATTGATACTTACGCTTTACATTCCAAACAATTATTTGTTCATCTTCCTAAAAGGATATATACATGGGATCTTCCTTCGCAGGCGAGTGGAAGAAGACTGATCATTAATGACTCTATTCTTGAGACATTTTCTCCAACATTAAAACATACTTTTTCGCTTCACAGTACATACGAAATGATCCAGACTAATGAAGAAGCTTATGAGAAATTCAGTATGGAGTTTGATGCGATTCGTAAAGAGATACATTCGGAAGTCATATTTCCGGAGCTTATTAATGCAAGGGTAAGACTTTTGGCGCTGATGATTAATCTTTGGATAGAGCAGATCCATGGAAAATCTGCATTAAGTGATCACAGTAATCCTGCTTTCCGGTTCCATGAACTTGTTGAAACCTATTACAAAACGCAAAAAGGAGTGGCTTTTTATGCTGAAGAGTTATGCATTACTCCCAATTATCTTGGAGTTCTGTGCAGAAAGCAATACAAAATATCTCCGTTAGAATTTATAAGACAAAGAGTATTACTGGAAGCCAAGAAATTATTACACAGCTCAAATAAATCAATCAAGGAAATAGCTTTTGAACTTGGATTTAATAATTTCTCCCATTTCTCCTATTTTTTCAGAACACAAACAGGTTGGACCCCGAAGAATTATAGAATGACGATGGAAAAAAGTTAA
- the moaA gene encoding GTP 3',8-cyclase MoaA, with translation MLTDKFGRNINYLRLAIVDRCNLRCTYCMPEKGLSWIKQNELMTDEEMLRICSVFTEMGVDKIRITGGEPFVRKNSIKLIQKISELEELTDLSITTNGLLTEQYIPQLKKYGIKSVNLSLDTLDRDRFFKITRRNSFDKVMKTLDRLLQYDIKVKINTVVMEGENTEDIIPLVMLTKDLPVDVRFIEEMPFNGGETDISLKWNFTQIYSHIKDHFPEIQKTDDPKSSTSYNYKIPDFEGSVGIIAAYTRSFCGDCNRIRITPSGILRTCLYEGTGINLKHEIRMGKTDEELKNIIISSIHKKPKDGWEAEKLSLTASQIHQSMATIGG, from the coding sequence ATGTTGACAGATAAATTTGGAAGGAATATTAACTATCTGAGGCTTGCTATTGTAGACCGGTGTAATCTCCGCTGTACATATTGCATGCCGGAAAAAGGTCTTAGCTGGATTAAGCAAAATGAATTAATGACTGATGAAGAAATGCTCAGAATCTGTTCAGTATTTACAGAAATGGGAGTAGATAAAATCAGAATAACAGGAGGAGAACCTTTTGTAAGAAAAAACAGTATTAAGCTTATTCAGAAAATATCAGAGTTAGAGGAACTTACTGACCTCAGCATAACCACCAACGGTCTTCTTACTGAACAATATATCCCGCAGCTGAAAAAATACGGAATAAAATCTGTCAATCTAAGTCTTGATACCCTTGACAGGGACCGTTTTTTCAAAATTACAAGAAGAAACAGTTTTGATAAGGTGATGAAGACCTTAGATCGTTTATTACAATATGATATAAAAGTAAAAATCAACACAGTGGTGATGGAAGGGGAAAATACTGAGGACATTATTCCTTTAGTAATGCTTACAAAAGACCTTCCGGTAGATGTCCGCTTTATTGAAGAAATGCCTTTTAACGGAGGTGAAACCGATATTTCCCTAAAATGGAATTTCACACAAATTTACAGCCATATCAAAGATCATTTCCCCGAAATTCAAAAGACAGATGATCCTAAAAGCTCAACGTCTTACAATTACAAGATCCCGGACTTTGAAGGAAGTGTAGGGATCATTGCAGCTTATACCCGGTCATTTTGCGGAGACTGCAACAGAATAAGAATCACTCCTTCCGGTATTCTAAGAACCTGTTTATATGAAGGAACCGGCATCAATCTGAAGCATGAAATCCGTATGGGGAAAACAGATGAAGAGCTGAAAAATATAATCATCAGCAGCATACACAAAAAACCGAAAGACGGCTGGGAAGCGGAAAAACTGAGTTTGACTGCATCTCAAATTCACCAGTCAATGGCAACAATAGGAGGATAA
- a CDS encoding molybdopterin molybdotransferase MoeA, which yields MEMISVQQAEEIILSQIKDFGTEEIFYENALGRILAENILADRDLPPFDRPTVDGIAISFKSYEKGVRDFTIKAVQAAGETPVSIDNENECIEIMTGAALDSSMDTIIRYEDISINNNVASITIDLKKGQNIHLKGRDKKSGEILVKANQVITPSILGIAASVGKTFLKVKKLPKVAIISTGDEMVPPEDTPTPFQLRRSNGITIKSVLEKYRIIADWLHWNDDFEFIKKELSQCIDNYDILLMSGGVSMGKFDYLPKACEELGIEKLFHKIKQRPGKPFWFGKSRNEKLVFAFPGNPVSVFMCLHRYFIPWLEKSLEIPENPQYALLQNDINFPFPLQYFAQVKLSVNPSGQLIAESVNTNGSGDFSHLAETDAFIELPLEKDEFNKGEVYRIWKYNF from the coding sequence ATGGAAATGATTAGCGTACAGCAGGCAGAAGAGATTATACTTTCCCAAATCAAAGACTTCGGAACCGAGGAGATTTTCTATGAAAATGCCTTAGGAAGAATTTTAGCAGAAAACATTTTGGCAGACCGCGATTTACCACCTTTTGACAGACCGACGGTGGATGGCATCGCAATCAGCTTTAAATCCTATGAAAAAGGAGTACGTGACTTTACCATCAAAGCTGTACAGGCAGCCGGAGAAACTCCGGTTTCTATTGATAACGAAAACGAATGCATAGAAATTATGACCGGAGCAGCTTTGGATTCCTCAATGGACACTATCATTCGTTATGAGGATATTTCGATAAACAACAATGTAGCAAGCATTACCATCGATCTCAAAAAAGGACAGAATATCCATCTGAAAGGAAGAGATAAAAAATCGGGAGAAATACTGGTAAAAGCCAATCAGGTCATCACTCCGTCTATTCTCGGGATTGCTGCGTCAGTAGGAAAAACATTTCTGAAAGTGAAAAAACTTCCCAAAGTAGCCATTATTTCCACAGGAGACGAGATGGTTCCACCTGAAGACACTCCTACTCCATTTCAGCTGAGACGTTCTAACGGAATTACCATAAAATCTGTTTTAGAAAAATACAGAATCATTGCTGACTGGCTGCACTGGAATGATGATTTTGAATTCATAAAAAAAGAACTTTCCCAATGTATCGATAATTATGATATTCTACTGATGAGCGGCGGGGTTTCTATGGGAAAATTCGATTATCTGCCCAAAGCCTGCGAAGAGCTGGGAATAGAAAAACTTTTTCACAAGATAAAGCAAAGACCGGGAAAACCATTCTGGTTTGGAAAAAGCCGGAACGAAAAATTAGTTTTCGCATTCCCTGGAAATCCGGTTTCCGTATTTATGTGCTTACATCGGTATTTTATTCCCTGGCTGGAAAAATCTTTGGAAATCCCGGAAAATCCTCAATATGCCCTTTTGCAAAATGATATAAATTTTCCATTTCCATTACAATATTTTGCACAGGTAAAACTCAGTGTGAATCCATCGGGACAATTAATCGCCGAATCAGTAAACACCAATGGTTCCGGAGATTTTTCCCATCTTGCGGAAACCGATGCATTCATAGAGCTTCCCCTGGAAAAAGATGAATTTAATAAAGGCGAAGTCTACAGAATCTGGAAATATAATTTTTAA
- the moaC gene encoding cyclic pyranopterin monophosphate synthase MoaC — MTNFSHLNKKEQPGMVNVGSKKVTHRKATAKAIVMLPENILEALQKDDFKTKKGSVFQTAIIAGIMAAKKTGDLIPLCHPIGMDNCEIDIEINAQNEIEIYCTAEIEAKTGIEMEALTGASVAALTIYDMCKAMSHDIVIKEIQLTEKSGGKNDFKRE; from the coding sequence ATGACAAACTTTTCACATCTTAATAAAAAAGAACAGCCGGGTATGGTGAATGTAGGTAGTAAAAAGGTTACCCACCGGAAAGCAACTGCCAAAGCCATTGTGATGCTTCCTGAAAATATTCTGGAAGCGCTTCAAAAAGATGATTTTAAAACCAAAAAAGGTTCTGTTTTCCAAACCGCTATTATTGCAGGAATAATGGCAGCGAAAAAAACAGGTGACCTGATTCCTCTCTGCCATCCTATCGGTATGGATAACTGTGAAATAGATATTGAAATCAATGCTCAAAACGAAATTGAAATCTATTGTACTGCCGAGATCGAAGCTAAAACAGGCATCGAAATGGAAGCATTGACAGGAGCATCTGTTGCCGCACTTACCATTTATGACATGTGCAAAGCAATGAGCCACGACATTGTGATAAAAGAAATACAACTCACCGAAAAATCTGGAGGAAAAAATGATTTCAAAAGAGAATAA
- a CDS encoding NTP transferase domain-containing protein: MISKENNSPKLNGLVLAGGKSQRMGNPKDKINWHGKEQRYFAADLLAPFCDEVFISCRQDQLENFDPNYNALTDTFLNMGPFGGILSALRSQRDKAWLVVACDLPLLDEKSLEFLIENRNIEKAATTYESPFDGLPEPLITIWEPKSYPLLLNFLGSGNTCPRKVLINSDTLILKPGNPDSLMNVNTPDDMAKAQEILRKHI; this comes from the coding sequence ATGATTTCAAAAGAGAATAATTCCCCTAAACTCAACGGACTGGTGCTCGCGGGAGGAAAAAGCCAGCGAATGGGAAACCCTAAGGATAAAATCAACTGGCATGGCAAAGAGCAGCGGTATTTTGCGGCTGATCTTTTAGCTCCATTTTGTGACGAGGTTTTTATTTCCTGCAGACAAGACCAGCTGGAAAATTTCGACCCAAATTACAATGCTCTTACCGATACTTTTCTGAATATGGGCCCTTTCGGCGGCATACTTTCAGCATTGCGATCCCAGAGAGATAAAGCATGGCTGGTAGTAGCCTGCGATTTACCTTTATTGGATGAAAAATCGTTAGAATTTTTAATTGAAAACAGAAATATAGAAAAAGCAGCAACAACTTACGAAAGCCCTTTTGATGGTTTACCGGAACCGTTGATTACAATTTGGGAACCTAAAAGCTATCCTTTACTCCTTAATTTTTTAGGATCAGGAAATACCTGCCCTAGAAAAGTTCTGATCAACAGTGATACATTAATCCTGAAACCAGGCAACCCGGATTCTTTAATGAATGTAAATACTCCTGATGATATGGCAAAAGCACAGGAAATTTTAAGAAAACATATTTAA
- a CDS encoding HesA/MoeB/ThiF family protein codes for MNNPLERYHCQMALPGFGISSQELLKNAKVLIVGMGGLGCPTAQYLASSGIGTIGLADDDTVSESNLHRQILYAPEDIGKSKVEIAATKLQQQNPSVKIIPFNLRVTSENVMDLISEFDLIIEGTDNFETKCLLNDACVLTGKPLIYGAIYQYEGQVSIWNVLQKDGTYSPNYRDVFPNAEESQVPNCREGGVLPTLAGIVGCMQANEAIKYFANPEDSLAGKLWMMNVLNGKTQIIKLRKTSVQITALHQTVETITFEQLMQEKDYFEIIDVRTPQEHEQFNIGGINIPVDDLNNHSDYISDCSKSIVVYCLSGKRSADAVRKIRNLFPEKEVFSLKDGIQKYNNS; via the coding sequence ATGAATAACCCTCTTGAACGTTATCATTGCCAGATGGCTTTACCCGGATTTGGGATTTCTTCTCAGGAACTCCTCAAAAATGCTAAGGTCCTTATCGTAGGGATGGGAGGACTGGGTTGTCCTACGGCACAATATCTTGCTTCTTCAGGTATAGGAACAATTGGTCTCGCCGATGATGATACAGTCTCTGAAAGCAACCTGCACCGCCAGATTTTATATGCTCCGGAAGATATTGGTAAATCAAAAGTTGAAATTGCCGCTACAAAATTACAGCAACAAAATCCGTCGGTAAAAATCATTCCTTTTAATCTTCGGGTAACTTCTGAAAATGTGATGGATTTGATTTCTGAATTTGATTTGATTATTGAAGGAACCGATAATTTCGAAACAAAATGTTTATTGAATGACGCTTGTGTATTAACCGGAAAACCTTTGATATATGGTGCTATTTATCAATATGAAGGCCAGGTAAGCATCTGGAATGTTTTACAGAAAGACGGCACTTATTCTCCCAATTACCGTGATGTTTTCCCGAACGCGGAAGAATCGCAGGTGCCGAACTGCAGAGAAGGCGGCGTACTTCCTACACTGGCTGGAATTGTCGGATGCATGCAGGCTAATGAAGCCATAAAATATTTTGCAAATCCCGAAGATTCATTGGCAGGAAAACTCTGGATGATGAATGTTCTGAACGGCAAAACTCAAATTATTAAATTAAGAAAAACTTCTGTGCAAATTACAGCTCTACATCAGACCGTTGAAACCATTACGTTTGAGCAGCTAATGCAGGAGAAAGATTATTTTGAAATCATAGATGTCCGTACACCACAAGAACATGAACAGTTTAATATTGGAGGAATCAATATACCTGTAGATGATTTAAATAACCACTCGGATTATATTTCGGATTGTTCCAAATCTATTGTAGTGTATTGTCTATCCGGGAAACGCAGCGCAGATGCTGTAAGAAAAATCAGGAACCTTTTTCCTGAAAAGGAAGTATTTTCTTTAAAAGACGGCATTCAAAAATATAATAATTCTTAA
- a CDS encoding bestrophin family protein translates to MIIRKKEHWFRMLFVWHGSVLPALLPRLGLLLILSLLVTYFHGIILSFKVPLNPAPLTLFGFVLALFLGFRNNASYDRFWEGRKLWGALLNTSRALTRQAITLKNVKNDQASVHNFVQLLGAFVFALKHQLRGTDAYEDLKSRLNEDQLKIVAESKYKPAVIMRLLAEWVQNLKNEGSLDSIQQARFDENFDKLSDILGGCERIISTPIPYSYRVLLHRTVYIYCFLLPFGLVDSLGWFTPLIVVFVAYTFVAFEAIADEIEEPFGTDANDLALNSMCVMIDETIHEMVGEHIVVSHKKAQNIID, encoded by the coding sequence ATGATCATAAGAAAAAAGGAACACTGGTTCAGAATGCTTTTTGTGTGGCATGGTTCTGTTTTGCCTGCTCTGCTTCCTCGTTTGGGATTGCTTTTAATTCTTTCTTTACTGGTGACCTATTTTCATGGAATAATTCTCTCGTTTAAAGTTCCGTTAAATCCGGCACCGCTTACTCTGTTTGGGTTTGTACTGGCTTTATTCCTCGGGTTCAGGAACAATGCCAGCTACGATAGGTTTTGGGAAGGACGAAAATTATGGGGTGCACTGCTGAATACCTCGAGAGCACTGACCCGCCAGGCCATCACTCTCAAAAATGTAAAAAATGATCAGGCTTCAGTTCATAATTTTGTACAGCTGCTTGGTGCCTTTGTTTTTGCGTTGAAACATCAACTTAGAGGAACGGACGCCTATGAAGATTTAAAATCCAGGCTTAATGAAGATCAGCTGAAAATTGTGGCAGAATCCAAATATAAACCGGCTGTGATTATGCGCCTGCTTGCAGAATGGGTTCAGAACTTAAAAAATGAAGGTTCTCTGGATTCTATCCAGCAGGCCCGCTTTGATGAAAATTTTGATAAGCTGTCTGACATTCTTGGAGGCTGTGAAAGAATAATTTCAACTCCCATACCTTACAGTTACAGGGTTTTACTGCATCGGACGGTATATATTTATTGTTTTCTGTTACCTTTCGGACTGGTAGATTCGCTGGGATGGTTTACGCCACTTATTGTAGTTTTTGTAGCGTATACATTCGTAGCGTTTGAAGCAATAGCCGATGAAATTGAGGAACCGTTTGGAACAGATGCGAATGATTTAGCCCTTAACAGTATGTGTGTCATGATAGATGAAACCATTCATGAGATGGTGGGAGAACATATTGTTGTTTCTCATAAAAAGGCTCAGAATATTATTGATTAA